One genomic window of Dryobates pubescens isolate bDryPub1 chromosome 17, bDryPub1.pri, whole genome shotgun sequence includes the following:
- the LOC128898000 gene encoding beta-keratin-related protein-like translates to MSCFRPCPPRSCGTCGPTPLASSCSEPCFARCADSTVAIEASPVVVTLPGPILTSFPQNTAVGSSLSAAVGSSLSTGGVPISSGSSFGLGGSGLCLPVPRCNLNC, encoded by the coding sequence ATGTCTTGCTTCAGACCCTGTCCTCCACGCTCCTGTGGCACCTGTGGCCCAACCCcgctggcaagcagctgcagtgagccCTGCTTCGCCCGCTGCGCCGACTCCACGGTGGCCATCGAGGCTTCGCCGGTGGTGGTGACCCTGCCGGGCCCCATCCTCACCTCTTTCCCACAGAACACAGCCGTGGGCTCCTCTCtgtcagctgctgtgggcagctcgCTCAGCACCGGGGGGGTTCCCATCTCTTCCGGCAGCTCCTTTGGTCTGGGCGGCTCAGGCCTGTGCCTGCCTGTCCCCCGCTGCAATCTCAACTGCTGA
- the LOC128898001 gene encoding beta-keratin-related protein-like, with protein sequence MSCFRPCPPRSCGTCGPTPLASSCSEPCFARCADSTVAIEASPVVVTLPGPILTSFPQNTAVGSSLSAAVGSSLSTGGVPISSGSSFGLGGSGLCLPVPRCNLNC encoded by the coding sequence ATGTCTTGCTTCAGACCCTGTCCTCCACGCTCCTGTGGCACCTGTGGCCCAACCCCactggcaagcagctgcagtgagccCTGCTTCGCCCGCTGCGCCGACTCCACGGTGGCCATCGAGGCTTCGCCGGTGGTGGTGACCCTGCCAGGCCCCATCCTCACCTCTTTCCCGCAGAACACAGCCGTGGGCTCCTCTCtgtcagctgctgtgggcagctcgCTCAGCACCGGGGGGGTTCCCATCTCTTCCGGCAGCTCCTTTGGTCTGGGCGGCTCAGGCCTGTGCCTGCCTGTCCCCCGCTGCAATCTCAACTGCTGA
- the LOC128898002 gene encoding beta-keratin-related protein-like: MSCFRPCPPRSCGTCGPTPLASSCSEPCFARCADSTVAIEASPVVVTLPGPILTSFPQNTAVGSSLSAAVGSSLSTGGVPISSGSSFGLGGSGLCLPVPRCNLNC, from the coding sequence ATGTCTTGCTTCAGACCCTGTCCTCCACGCTCCTGTGGCACCTGTGGCCCAACCCcgctggcaagcagctgcagtgagccCTGCTTCGCCCGCTGCGCCGACTCCACGGTGGCCATCGAGGCTTCGCCGGTGGTGGTGACCCTGCCGGGCCCCATCCTCACCTCTTTCCCGCAGAACACAGCCGTGGGCTCCTCTCtgtcagctgctgtgggcagctcgCTCAGCACCGGGGGGGTTCCCATCTCTTCCGGCAGCTCCTTTGGTCTGGGCGGCTCAGGCCTGTGCCTGCCTGTCCCCCGCTGCAATCTCAACTGCTGA
- the LOC128897987 gene encoding alpha-N-acetylneuraminide alpha-2,8-sialyltransferase-like — MPNSIIREENVKSGLLKMHKLWVMLLAVAVVSLLSVCFLALNDRPDIKAPGAKVCQELLSNITQPQKINEAWSLRHVKLMQTCCWKFNATALAQYRAELGRCCNASAWLAVTQDNTPLGSKIVYDGYQSASLKVSNGLMEILPEKSPFLLPLYESCAVVGNGGILRNSSCGSKIDAHQFVIRFNLPSVNFPEDVGRKSSIVTVNPSILHKRFRGLNGRRLPFVKAAASYGETWFLIPAFSYPGGTEASYRAVYALLDSASQSHAFFFHPHYLSALSKYWHDHGFHTRRLSSGFMLVNAALELCQHITLYGFWPFSLHPDGHSLPHHYYDNVLPDRRLHIMPKEFTYYVDMHFHGVLQLHVGRC, encoded by the exons ATGCCAAACAGCATCATCAGGGAGGAGAATGTGAAGTCGGGACTGCTGAAGATGCACAAGCTATGGGtcatgctgctggctgtggctgtagtCTCACTTCTTTCTGTGTGCTTTCTGGCACTGAACGATAG accTGACATCAAGGCTCCAGGGGCAAAAGTGTGTCAAGAACTGTTGAGCAACATAACACAACCTCAGAA GATAAATGAAGCCTGGAGCCTGAGACATGTGAAGTTAATGCAGACCTGCTGCTGGAAGTTCAATGCAACTGCCTTGGCCCAGTACAG GGCAGAGCTAGGGCGCTGCTGCAatgcctcagcctggctggctgtgaCACAGGACAACACACCACTGGGATCCAAGATTGTCTATGATGGATACCAGTCAGCAAGCTTGAAAGTCAGCAACGGTTTGATGGAGATTCTGCCGGAG AAGTCCCCCTTTCTGCTCCCTCTCTACGAAAGCTGTGCTGTAGTGGGAAATGGAGGAATTCTCAGGaacagcagctgtggctctAAAATTGATGCACACCAGTTTGTAATCAG GTTTAACCTGCCTTCTGTCAACTTCCCTGAGGATGTGGGCAGAAAGTCAAGCATTGTCACTGTAAATCCCAGTATCCTTCATAAAAG GTTTCGTGGTCTGAATGGTCGGCGTCTGCCATTtgtgaaggcagcagcttcttATGGAGAAACTTGGTTCCTCATCCCAGCTTTTTCCTACCCTGGAGGTACTGAGGCTTCTTATCGAGCAGTCTATGCCTTACTGGACTCTGCCTCCCAGTCGCATGCCTTCTTCTTCCACCCTCACTACCTGAGTGCTTTAAGCAAGTACTGGCATGATCATGGTTTTCATACCCGTCGCCTCTCCTCAGGTTTCATGCTGGTGAATGCTGCTCTGGAGTTGTGCCAGCACATTACACTCTATGGCTTCTGGCCCTTCTCTTTGCATCCTGATGGCCATTCCCTGCCCCATCATTACTATGACAATGTGCTTCCCGACAGAAGGTTGCATATCATGCCCAAAGAATTCACTTATTATGTGGATATGCACTTCCatggtgtgctgcagctgcatgtGGGGCGGTGCTAA